A part of Homoserinibacter sp. YIM 151385 genomic DNA contains:
- a CDS encoding mechanosensitive ion channel family protein, translating into MDIPWDAIWAFLLDKPLKVAVIVIVAVLVRVALTFVIRRTVDRVVSGVKKKQNVEDTQQLLSSPLAAVRTVQRTRTLGTVLSNLVTAIVAIVSVILVVTTVDASAAGAFSLITAALGAGLGFGAQNIVKDILNGLFIVIEDQLGVGDVVDTGFATGVVESVGIRVTQVRDVNGTLWYVRNGEMLRVGNLSQGWSRVILDMAIPYEEDVDAVEARLLATAVEMQQEPKWKRLFLEKPEIWGIESISSEAVVVRLVAKTRSGSKDDVARELRGRLKRTLDELEVRTPALSTITLQGIEGAASVRGARPPKTAPLPTQPAAEQPAAKKPPRSSD; encoded by the coding sequence ATGGATATTCCCTGGGATGCGATCTGGGCCTTCCTGCTCGACAAGCCGCTGAAGGTCGCCGTCATCGTCATCGTCGCCGTGCTCGTGCGGGTGGCGCTGACCTTCGTGATCCGGCGCACCGTCGACCGGGTCGTGTCGGGGGTGAAGAAGAAGCAGAACGTCGAGGACACGCAGCAGCTGCTCTCGTCCCCGCTCGCCGCCGTCCGCACGGTGCAGCGCACGAGGACCCTCGGCACCGTCCTCAGCAACCTCGTGACCGCGATCGTCGCCATCGTCTCGGTCATCCTCGTCGTCACGACGGTCGACGCGAGCGCCGCGGGCGCCTTCTCGCTCATCACGGCGGCGCTCGGCGCCGGCCTCGGCTTCGGCGCGCAGAACATCGTCAAGGACATCCTCAACGGCCTCTTCATCGTCATCGAGGATCAGCTCGGCGTGGGGGATGTCGTGGACACCGGATTCGCGACCGGCGTCGTCGAGTCGGTCGGCATCCGCGTCACCCAGGTCCGCGACGTCAACGGCACCCTCTGGTACGTCCGCAACGGCGAGATGCTCCGCGTCGGCAACCTCTCGCAGGGCTGGTCGCGCGTCATCCTCGATATGGCGATCCCCTACGAGGAGGACGTCGACGCGGTCGAGGCCCGCCTGCTCGCGACCGCGGTCGAGATGCAGCAGGAGCCGAAGTGGAAGCGGCTGTTCCTCGAGAAGCCGGAGATCTGGGGCATCGAGTCCATCTCCTCGGAGGCGGTCGTGGTGCGCCTCGTCGCGAAGACCCGCTCCGGCTCGAAGGACGACGTGGCGCGCGAGCTGCGCGGACGGCTCAAGCGCACCCTCGACGAGCTCGAGGTCCGCACGCCGGCGCTCAGCACGATCACGCTGCAGGGCATCGAGGGCGCGGCCTCCGTGCGCGGCGCCCGCCCGCCGAAGACGGCCCCGCTCCCGACGCAGCCCGCCGCAGAGCAGCCCGCCGCGAAGAAGCCGCCGAGGAGCAGCGACTGA
- a CDS encoding globin, which yields MAEDSLQLRMGQGGEHVGGSFYEQVGGRVTFERLVRRFYEGVAEDEVLKPMYPEDDMEGAIERLTGFLEQYWGGPGTYSEQRGHPRLRMRHVPFKVNPDARDRWLRHMRTAVDELGLSPMHEATLWAYLERAAFAMVNTFEE from the coding sequence ATGGCCGAGGACTCCCTGCAGCTGCGGATGGGCCAGGGCGGCGAGCACGTCGGCGGCAGCTTCTACGAGCAGGTCGGCGGCCGCGTGACCTTCGAGCGGCTCGTGCGCCGCTTCTACGAGGGCGTCGCCGAGGACGAGGTCCTGAAGCCGATGTACCCGGAGGACGACATGGAGGGCGCGATCGAGCGCCTCACCGGCTTCCTCGAGCAGTACTGGGGCGGCCCCGGCACCTACAGCGAGCAGCGCGGTCACCCGCGCCTGCGGATGCGGCACGTGCCGTTCAAGGTCAATCCGGATGCGCGCGACCGCTGGCTGCGGCACATGCGCACGGCGGTCGACGAGCTGGGTCTCTCCCCGATGCACGAGGCGACGCTCTGGGCCTACCTCGAGCGCGCGGCCTTTGCGATGGTGAACACCTTCGAGGAGTGA
- a CDS encoding SDR family oxidoreductase — MTILVTGASGHLGRLAVEALIARGFAPADIRAGARDTSRIADLAARGVEAVPLDYDAPASVEAAVRGVEQVLLVSASEPGKRVPQHLAVIDAAKAAGVAQLVYTSAPRATESELVVAPDHKATEEAIAASGIPATILRNNWYTENYLGTAAQARETGVVASSAGDGRVASASRRDYAEAAAVVLTTPGHLGEVYELGGDTSWDFAELAAALAEVLGREVALAPLSTEAHRAALRDAGLDEATASFVTTLDADIRDGALAEVTGQLSRLIGRPTTPLREGLREALA; from the coding sequence ATGACCATCCTCGTCACCGGAGCCTCCGGGCACCTCGGACGCCTCGCCGTCGAAGCCCTCATCGCCCGCGGGTTCGCCCCGGCCGACATCCGGGCCGGCGCCCGCGACACCTCGCGCATCGCCGATCTCGCGGCGCGCGGCGTCGAGGCCGTGCCGCTCGACTACGACGCGCCGGCGAGCGTCGAGGCCGCCGTCCGGGGCGTCGAGCAGGTGCTCCTCGTCTCCGCGAGCGAGCCCGGGAAGCGCGTGCCCCAGCACCTCGCCGTCATCGACGCCGCGAAGGCCGCCGGCGTCGCGCAGCTCGTCTACACGAGCGCCCCGCGTGCGACCGAGTCCGAGCTCGTCGTCGCGCCCGACCACAAGGCGACGGAGGAGGCGATCGCCGCCTCCGGCATCCCCGCGACCATCCTGCGCAACAACTGGTACACCGAGAACTACCTCGGCACCGCCGCGCAGGCCCGCGAGACCGGCGTCGTCGCGTCGAGCGCGGGCGACGGCCGCGTCGCGAGCGCGAGCCGGCGGGACTACGCCGAGGCGGCGGCCGTCGTGCTCACGACGCCCGGCCACCTCGGCGAGGTCTACGAGCTCGGCGGCGACACGTCGTGGGACTTCGCGGAGCTCGCGGCCGCGCTCGCCGAGGTCCTCGGCCGCGAGGTCGCGCTCGCGCCGCTCAGCACCGAGGCGCACCGTGCCGCGCTGCGCGATGCGGGGCTCGACGAGGCGACCGCGAGCTTCGTCACGACGCTGGACGCCGACATCCGCGACGGCGCGCTCGCCGAGGTCACCGGCCAGCTCTCGCGCCTCATCGGCCGCCCGACGACGCCGCTGCGCGAGGGGCTCCGCGAGGCGCTCGCCTGA
- a CDS encoding winged helix-turn-helix transcriptional regulator produces the protein MVATFSELRALPGMDDTLLTAGCPTRVVLDHVTSRWGVLVVLSLTNGTHRWSELRRAVDGISEKMLASTLRQLQADGLVDRVAHPVIPPHVEYSLTSRGEELAGVLLPLVEWSARHSAEILASA, from the coding sequence ATGGTCGCGACCTTCAGCGAGCTCCGGGCGCTCCCGGGCATGGACGACACGCTCCTCACCGCCGGGTGCCCGACGCGCGTGGTCCTGGATCACGTCACGAGCCGGTGGGGCGTCCTCGTCGTGCTCTCCCTCACCAACGGCACGCACCGCTGGAGTGAGCTGCGCCGGGCCGTCGACGGCATCAGCGAGAAGATGCTCGCCTCGACGCTGCGCCAGCTCCAGGCGGACGGCCTCGTCGACCGGGTCGCGCATCCCGTCATCCCGCCGCACGTCGAGTACTCGCTCACGAGCCGCGGCGAGGAGCTCGCGGGCGTGCTGCTCCCGCTCGTCGAGTGGTCGGCACGCCACAGCGCCGAGATCCTCGCGTCCGCCTGA
- a CDS encoding FAD-binding dehydrogenase, producing MPDQADAIVIGAGLAGLVAAAELLDAGRRVVILEQEPEASLGGQAWWSFGGLFLVDSPEQRRMGVRDSLELARQDWMGSADFDRPEDEWGRRWAEAYLEFAAGPKRAWLHELGVRFFPVVGWAERGGYTASEHGNSVPRFHITWGTGPGILEPFIARVRRGVEEGRAELRFRHRVDELTLRGGAVVGASGAVLAEDAAERGQASSRDAVGAFAIEAPAVIVASGGIGGNHELVRAAWPAWLGTPPERMLSGVPAHVDGRMLAISESAGARLVNGDRMWHYVEGIGNHSPVWPAHGIRILPGPSSLWLDATGRRLPVPLFPGADTLGTLEHLRRTGHDHSWFVLTQSIIEKEFALSGSEQNPDLTGRSIRELLRQRLGKGATEPVERFKSEGEDFVVASSLDELLERMTDLEPDAPFDAASARAEIEARDRQLENPFQKDAQLSLVRGARRYLGDRLIRVASPHRLLDPAHGPLIAVRLRVLTRKSLGGIQTDLESRVLDADGMPVPGLFAAGEAAGFGGGGVHGSRSLEGTFLGGCLFSGRAAGRAAAG from the coding sequence ATGCCGGATCAGGCGGACGCGATCGTCATCGGCGCGGGGCTCGCGGGCCTCGTCGCCGCGGCCGAGCTCCTGGACGCCGGGCGACGCGTCGTCATCCTCGAGCAGGAGCCGGAGGCGAGCCTCGGCGGCCAGGCCTGGTGGTCCTTCGGCGGCCTCTTCCTCGTCGACTCCCCCGAGCAGCGCCGCATGGGCGTCCGCGACTCGCTCGAGCTCGCCCGTCAGGACTGGATGGGCAGCGCCGACTTCGACCGCCCCGAGGACGAGTGGGGGCGGCGCTGGGCGGAGGCCTACCTCGAGTTCGCGGCCGGTCCGAAGCGCGCCTGGCTGCACGAGCTCGGCGTGCGGTTCTTCCCCGTCGTCGGCTGGGCGGAGCGCGGCGGATACACGGCCTCGGAGCACGGCAACTCGGTGCCGCGCTTCCACATCACCTGGGGCACCGGGCCCGGCATCCTCGAGCCCTTCATCGCGCGGGTGCGCCGCGGCGTCGAGGAGGGGCGGGCCGAGCTGCGCTTCCGGCACCGCGTCGACGAGCTGACGCTGCGCGGCGGCGCGGTCGTCGGGGCGAGCGGCGCGGTCCTCGCCGAGGATGCCGCCGAGCGCGGGCAGGCGAGCAGCCGGGATGCGGTCGGCGCCTTCGCGATCGAGGCGCCCGCCGTGATCGTCGCGAGCGGCGGCATCGGCGGGAACCACGAGCTCGTGCGCGCCGCCTGGCCGGCGTGGCTCGGCACCCCGCCCGAGCGGATGCTGAGCGGCGTCCCGGCGCACGTCGACGGCCGCATGCTCGCGATCAGCGAGTCGGCGGGCGCGCGGCTCGTCAACGGCGACCGGATGTGGCACTACGTCGAGGGGATCGGCAACCACTCCCCGGTCTGGCCCGCCCACGGCATCCGCATCCTCCCGGGCCCTTCGAGCCTGTGGCTCGATGCGACGGGACGCCGGCTGCCCGTGCCCCTCTTCCCCGGCGCCGACACGCTCGGCACGCTCGAGCACCTGCGCCGCACCGGCCACGACCACAGCTGGTTCGTGCTGACGCAGTCGATCATCGAGAAGGAGTTCGCGCTCTCCGGGAGCGAGCAGAACCCCGACCTCACGGGCCGGAGCATCCGCGAGCTGCTGCGCCAGCGGCTCGGGAAAGGCGCGACGGAGCCGGTCGAGCGCTTCAAGTCCGAGGGCGAGGACTTCGTCGTCGCCTCCTCCCTCGACGAGCTGCTCGAGCGCATGACGGACCTGGAGCCCGATGCGCCCTTCGATGCGGCGAGCGCCCGCGCCGAGATCGAGGCGCGCGACCGGCAGCTCGAGAACCCGTTCCAGAAGGACGCGCAGCTCTCGCTCGTGCGGGGCGCCCGCCGGTACCTCGGCGACCGGCTCATCCGGGTCGCGTCGCCGCATCGACTCCTCGACCCCGCCCACGGACCGCTCATCGCGGTGCGCCTGCGGGTGCTGACGCGCAAGAGCCTCGGCGGCATCCAGACCGACCTCGAGTCGCGCGTGCTCGACGCCGACGGGATGCCGGTGCCCGGCCTCTTCGCGGCGGGCGAGGCGGCGGGGTTCGGCGGGGGCGGCGTGCACGGCTCGCGCTCGCTCGAGGGGACCTTCCTCGGCGGCTGCCTGTTCTCGGGCCGGGCCGCGGGCCGCGCCGCGGCCGGCTGA
- a CDS encoding acyl-CoA thioesterase, with amino-acid sequence MSDPLAGLLAALDLTDTGARTREDIFTGPSQWMPEGRVFGGQVLAQSLVAASRTAPADRLVHSMHGYFLRPGDVRLPITFSVDRIHDGRSFSTRRTQAYQDGLPILSMIASFQVEDAGLDHQEPAPEEVPDPEQLPSTAEALSGIDHPVARFWGEQRPFDIRHIDGPIYLRAAEHRSEHQAVWMRAIGPLPDDAVLHRAALAYVSDYSILEPILRRHGVAWATPGLKAASLDHAMWWHRQARVDDWLLYVQDSPTAIGGRGLALGRIYDRSGALVASVAQEGMVRVPASPA; translated from the coding sequence ATGAGCGACCCCCTGGCGGGACTCCTGGCCGCCCTCGACCTGACCGACACGGGAGCCCGGACCCGGGAGGACATCTTCACCGGCCCCAGCCAGTGGATGCCGGAGGGCCGCGTCTTCGGCGGGCAGGTCCTCGCGCAGTCCCTCGTCGCGGCATCCCGCACCGCGCCCGCCGATCGGCTCGTGCACTCCATGCACGGCTACTTCCTCCGGCCGGGCGACGTGCGGCTGCCCATCACGTTCTCGGTCGACCGCATCCACGACGGCCGCTCCTTCTCGACCCGCCGAACCCAGGCCTACCAGGACGGGCTGCCGATCCTGTCGATGATCGCCTCCTTCCAGGTCGAGGATGCGGGGCTCGATCACCAGGAGCCGGCGCCCGAGGAGGTGCCCGACCCCGAGCAGCTGCCGAGCACCGCGGAGGCGCTCAGCGGCATCGACCATCCGGTCGCCCGGTTCTGGGGTGAGCAGCGGCCCTTCGACATCCGCCACATCGACGGCCCGATCTACCTGCGGGCGGCCGAGCACCGCTCGGAGCACCAGGCCGTGTGGATGCGGGCGATCGGCCCCCTTCCGGACGACGCCGTGCTGCACCGGGCCGCGCTCGCCTACGTGAGCGACTACTCGATCCTCGAGCCGATCCTCCGCCGCCACGGCGTCGCCTGGGCGACGCCGGGCCTCAAGGCGGCGAGCCTCGATCACGCGATGTGGTGGCACCGCCAGGCGCGCGTCGACGACTGGCTGCTCTACGTGCAGGACTCGCCCACGGCGATCGGCGGGCGGGGCCTCGCGCTCGGCCGGATCTACGACCGCTCGGGCGCGCTCGTCGCGAGCGTGGCCCAGGAGGGCATGGTGCGGGTGCCGGCGTCGCCCGCCTGA
- a CDS encoding acyl-CoA thioesterase: MTRLHVAIPLRWSDFDAYAHVNNAEMLRLLEEARIQAFWRPDDGAEPGAETAVLDARPGAEIISLIARQEIEYLAPIPYMRAPVDVELWIGRLGGASLEVCYEVYSPVGIAPRVLYTRAATTLVMVTAADGRPTRVSDELRAVWAPYVEEPVRFSKRG; the protein is encoded by the coding sequence ATGACGCGTCTGCACGTCGCGATCCCGCTCCGCTGGTCGGACTTCGACGCCTACGCCCACGTCAACAACGCCGAGATGCTCCGACTGCTCGAGGAGGCCCGCATCCAGGCCTTCTGGCGACCGGACGACGGGGCCGAGCCCGGCGCCGAGACGGCCGTGCTCGACGCCCGGCCGGGAGCGGAGATCATCAGCCTCATCGCGCGCCAGGAGATCGAGTACCTCGCGCCGATCCCGTACATGCGGGCGCCCGTCGACGTCGAGCTGTGGATCGGGCGCCTCGGCGGCGCGAGCCTCGAGGTCTGCTACGAGGTCTACTCGCCGGTCGGCATCGCCCCCCGCGTGCTCTACACGCGCGCCGCGACGACGCTCGTCATGGTGACGGCGGCGGACGGCCGGCCGACCCGGGTCTCCGACGAGCTCCGCGCCGTCTGGGCTCCTTATGTCGAGGAGCCGGTCCGGTTCTCGAAGCGCGGCTGA
- a CDS encoding quaternary amine ABC transporter ATP-binding protein — translation MPHARKQDDTDMGDAPAIRVRGLFKIFGRQSEESVRRLRDGADRSAIPGTAAVIDAGFDVQPGEIFVVMGLSGSGKSTLIRMLNGLLDATAGEVRLGDDDITKVSAKRLREIRRSRISMVFQHFALLPHRSVLENVAYGLEMQGVPRAARLERAQEIVSLVGLQGWSEKLPGQLSGGMQQRVGLARALAADTDILLMDEAFSALDPLIRREMQEQLLELQERFGKTIVFITHDLNEAMFLGDRIAVMRDGRIVQIGTPEDILTDPANDYVEQFVQDVDRARVLTAGNVMERSRVVVTETAGPRTALRAMRDERSSAVYVTGRDRRLLGIVRDRDALKLVQRGEASLASVLRPVPHTVSVDDVLLDLFVPAVESELPLAVLDAEQRLAGVIPRVTLLAALGPGAAATGELTIPVAATVIDEVLADGEPEGDAAAGAASEEVR, via the coding sequence ATGCCGCACGCCCGGAAGCAGGACGACACCGACATGGGCGATGCCCCCGCGATCCGCGTGCGCGGACTCTTCAAGATCTTCGGACGGCAGTCGGAGGAGAGCGTGCGGAGACTGCGCGACGGCGCCGACCGCAGCGCGATCCCCGGCACCGCGGCCGTGATCGACGCCGGATTCGACGTGCAGCCCGGCGAGATCTTCGTCGTGATGGGTCTCTCCGGATCCGGCAAGTCGACCCTCATCCGCATGCTCAACGGCCTCCTCGATGCGACGGCGGGCGAGGTCCGGCTCGGCGACGACGACATCACGAAGGTCTCGGCGAAGCGGCTCCGGGAGATCCGCCGCTCGCGGATCTCGATGGTCTTCCAGCACTTCGCCCTGCTCCCCCACCGCAGCGTGCTCGAGAACGTCGCCTACGGGCTCGAGATGCAGGGCGTGCCCCGCGCCGCCCGGCTCGAGCGCGCACAGGAGATCGTGAGCCTCGTCGGGCTCCAGGGCTGGAGCGAGAAGCTCCCCGGCCAGCTCTCCGGCGGGATGCAGCAGCGCGTCGGCCTCGCCCGAGCCCTCGCCGCCGACACCGACATCCTGCTCATGGACGAGGCCTTCTCCGCGCTCGACCCGCTCATCCGGCGGGAGATGCAGGAGCAGCTGCTCGAGCTGCAGGAGCGCTTCGGCAAGACCATCGTCTTCATCACGCACGACCTCAACGAGGCCATGTTCCTCGGCGACCGCATCGCGGTCATGCGGGACGGCCGGATCGTCCAGATCGGCACTCCGGAGGACATCCTCACCGATCCCGCCAACGACTACGTCGAGCAGTTCGTCCAGGACGTCGACCGCGCCCGGGTCCTCACCGCGGGCAACGTCATGGAGCGGTCCCGCGTCGTCGTCACCGAGACCGCCGGCCCGCGCACCGCGCTCCGGGCGATGCGCGACGAGCGCAGCTCGGCCGTCTACGTCACGGGGCGCGACCGCCGGCTCCTCGGCATCGTCCGCGACCGCGATGCGCTCAAGCTCGTCCAGCGCGGCGAGGCCTCCCTCGCGAGCGTCCTCCGCCCGGTGCCGCACACCGTGAGCGTCGACGACGTCCTGCTCGACCTCTTCGTGCCGGCTGTCGAGTCCGAGCTGCCGCTCGCCGTCCTCGACGCCGAGCAGCGCCTCGCGGGCGTCATCCCGCGCGTCACGCTGCTGGCCGCGCTCGGCCCGGGCGCCGCCGCGACCGGCGAGCTGACGATCCCCGTCGCGGCGACCGTCATCGACGAGGTGCTCGCCGACGGCGAGCCGGAGGGCGACGCCGCAGCGGGCGCCGCGAGCGAGGAGGTGCGCTGA
- a CDS encoding ABC transporter permease, whose translation MEGFRIPVGEWVSNGLDWIKDNAEGLLDAVDTGLEGAVDGLTAVLLAPPALALIAVLALIGWLLRSWKLAVGTVLSFLLVVAMDMWEPAMQTLALVLIATVIAVVVAVPLGILAARSDAVSAALRPVLDFMQTMPAFVYLIPTVLFFSIGVVPGVVSTIIFSLPPGVRLTELGIRGVDREKVEAGHAFGATNGQILRGIQLPLASRTIMTGINQVIMLALSMAVVAGIAGADGLGKIVVASISTLNVAQGVEAGLGVVVLAIFLDRVTSALGSREDSRGSLLAVLSARRRTPAVAS comes from the coding sequence ATGGAGGGATTCCGCATCCCGGTCGGCGAGTGGGTCTCGAACGGCCTCGACTGGATCAAGGACAACGCCGAGGGGCTGCTCGACGCGGTCGACACCGGCCTCGAGGGGGCCGTCGACGGGCTCACCGCCGTGCTGCTCGCGCCGCCCGCGCTCGCGCTGATCGCCGTGCTCGCGCTCATCGGATGGCTGCTGCGGTCCTGGAAGCTCGCGGTCGGCACGGTCCTGTCGTTCCTGCTCGTCGTCGCGATGGACATGTGGGAGCCCGCGATGCAGACGCTCGCGCTCGTGCTCATCGCCACCGTCATCGCGGTCGTCGTCGCCGTGCCGCTCGGCATCCTCGCCGCGCGCAGCGACGCCGTCAGCGCCGCCCTCCGGCCGGTGCTCGACTTCATGCAGACGATGCCCGCCTTCGTCTACCTGATCCCGACGGTGCTGTTCTTCAGCATCGGCGTCGTTCCGGGCGTCGTGTCGACCATCATCTTCTCCCTCCCGCCCGGCGTCCGGCTCACCGAGCTCGGCATCCGGGGCGTCGACCGTGAGAAGGTCGAGGCGGGGCACGCCTTCGGCGCGACGAACGGGCAGATCCTCCGCGGCATCCAGCTCCCGCTCGCGAGCCGCACCATCATGACCGGCATCAACCAGGTCATCATGCTCGCGCTGTCGATGGCGGTCGTCGCCGGGATCGCCGGCGCCGACGGACTCGGCAAGATCGTCGTCGCCTCCATCTCCACCCTGAACGTCGCCCAGGGCGTCGAGGCGGGGCTCGGGGTCGTGGTGCTCGCGATCTTCCTCGACCGCGTCACCTCGGCCCTCGGCTCCCGGGAGGACAGCCGCGGCTCGCTGCTGGCCGTCCTGTCCGCGCGACGCCGCACCCCCGCCGTCGCATCCTGA
- a CDS encoding glycine betaine ABC transporter substrate-binding protein, which yields MTKRTAHLRRTAVIGGAAVLALGLAACSTGTEENSGGEGDLGTITLGFIPSWTDGLSTAYLLEDQLEKLGYTVEMETLTEAAPLYAGLSNGDVDMYPSAWPEVTHAKYMEQFGDDIEDLGAYYDNAVLTIAVPTYTDIDSIEDLAGNADMFDGKIYGIEPGAGLTGVTQDSMMPEYGLDGDYELVTSSTAAMLTELQGAIDKQEDVVVTLWKPFWANAAFDIKTLEDPKGAMGDAEALHFLGTDGFADEFPEAAEYIAGIKLDDAAYGALEDMVVNEYGEGREAEAIDAWIAEHGDAYEGILAD from the coding sequence ATGACGAAGCGCACCGCGCACCTGCGTCGCACCGCCGTGATCGGAGGTGCCGCCGTGCTCGCGCTCGGCCTGGCCGCCTGCTCGACGGGCACCGAGGAGAACTCCGGCGGCGAGGGCGACCTCGGCACCATCACGCTCGGCTTCATCCCGAGCTGGACCGACGGCCTCAGCACCGCCTACCTGCTCGAGGACCAGCTCGAGAAGCTCGGCTACACGGTCGAGATGGAGACCCTCACCGAGGCCGCGCCGCTCTACGCCGGCCTGTCGAACGGCGACGTGGACATGTACCCGTCGGCCTGGCCCGAGGTGACGCACGCCAAGTACATGGAGCAGTTCGGCGACGACATCGAGGACCTGGGCGCCTACTACGACAACGCGGTCCTCACGATCGCGGTGCCGACCTACACGGACATCGACTCGATCGAGGACCTCGCCGGCAACGCGGACATGTTCGACGGCAAGATCTACGGCATCGAGCCCGGCGCGGGCCTCACCGGGGTCACGCAGGACTCGATGATGCCCGAGTACGGCCTCGATGGCGACTACGAGCTCGTCACCTCCTCGACCGCCGCGATGCTCACCGAGCTGCAGGGCGCGATCGACAAGCAGGAGGATGTCGTGGTCACGCTCTGGAAGCCCTTCTGGGCGAATGCGGCCTTCGACATCAAGACGCTCGAGGACCCGAAGGGTGCCATGGGCGACGCGGAGGCGCTGCACTTCCTCGGCACGGACGGCTTCGCGGACGAGTTCCCGGAGGCCGCCGAGTACATCGCGGGCATCAAGCTCGACGACGCCGCCTACGGCGCCCTCGAGGACATGGTCGTGAATGAGTACGGCGAGGGCCGCGAGGCCGAGGCGATCGACGCCTGGATCGCGGAGCACGGCGACGCGTACGAGGGCATCCTCGCGGACTGA
- the ettA gene encoding energy-dependent translational throttle protein EttA, with protein MAEFIYTMIRARKSVGEKLILDDVTMSFYPGAKIGMVGPNGAGKSTILKIMAGLDQPSNGEARLSDGYTVGILMQEPELDETKTVLENIQEGVAIKAKLDRFNEISALMADPDADFDALLAEMGKLQEEIDAADAWDLDSQLEQAMDALRTPPGDAAIPQLSGGEKRRVALARLLLQKPDLLLLDEPTNHLDAESVLWLEQHLSSYKGAVIAITHDRYFLDNVAEWIAEVDRGRLYPYEGNYSTYLEKKAERLDVQGKKDAKLAKRLKDELEWVRSNAKGRQTKSKARLARYEEMAAEADRTRKLDFEEIQIPPGPRLGSIVIEAKQLEKGFDSRGKLIDGLSFTLPPNGIVGVIGPNGVGKTTLFNTIVGLEPLDGGDLKVGETVKISYVDQSRANIDPNKTLWEVVSEGLDIITVGKVEIPSRAYVSKFGFKGPDQQKKAGVLSGGERNRLNLALTLKEGGNLLLLDEPTNDLDIETLSSLENALLDFPGCAVVITHDRWFLDRIATHILAYEGTEEDPAKWYWFEGNFESYEANKIDRLGPDAANPHRSVHRRLTRD; from the coding sequence ATGGCCGAATTCATCTACACCATGATCCGCGCCCGCAAGTCGGTCGGCGAGAAGCTCATCCTGGACGACGTCACGATGTCCTTCTACCCCGGGGCGAAGATCGGCATGGTCGGCCCCAACGGCGCGGGCAAGTCGACGATCCTCAAGATCATGGCGGGCCTCGACCAGCCCTCCAACGGCGAGGCGCGACTCAGCGACGGGTACACGGTCGGCATCCTCATGCAGGAGCCCGAGCTCGACGAGACGAAGACCGTGCTCGAGAACATCCAGGAGGGCGTCGCGATCAAGGCGAAGCTCGACCGCTTCAACGAGATCTCGGCCCTCATGGCCGACCCCGACGCCGACTTCGACGCGCTGCTCGCGGAGATGGGCAAGCTCCAGGAGGAGATCGACGCGGCCGACGCCTGGGACCTCGACTCCCAGCTCGAGCAGGCGATGGACGCGCTCCGCACCCCGCCGGGCGACGCCGCCATCCCGCAGCTCTCCGGCGGTGAGAAGCGCCGCGTGGCGCTCGCGCGCCTCCTGCTGCAGAAGCCCGACCTCCTGCTCCTCGACGAGCCCACCAACCACCTCGACGCCGAGAGCGTGCTCTGGCTCGAGCAGCACCTCAGCTCCTACAAGGGCGCCGTCATCGCGATCACCCACGACCGGTACTTCCTCGACAACGTCGCGGAGTGGATCGCCGAGGTCGACCGCGGGCGCCTCTACCCCTACGAGGGCAACTACTCGACCTACCTCGAGAAGAAGGCCGAGCGCCTCGACGTCCAGGGCAAGAAGGACGCGAAGCTCGCGAAGCGCCTCAAGGACGAGCTCGAGTGGGTGCGCTCCAACGCGAAGGGCCGCCAGACCAAGTCGAAGGCGCGACTCGCCCGCTACGAGGAGATGGCGGCGGAGGCCGATCGGACCCGCAAGCTCGACTTCGAGGAGATCCAGATCCCGCCGGGGCCGCGCCTGGGCAGCATCGTGATCGAGGCGAAGCAGCTCGAGAAGGGCTTCGACTCCCGCGGCAAGCTCATCGACGGCCTCTCCTTCACGCTGCCGCCGAACGGCATCGTCGGCGTCATCGGCCCGAACGGCGTCGGCAAGACGACGCTCTTCAACACCATCGTCGGGCTCGAGCCCCTCGACGGCGGCGATCTCAAGGTCGGCGAGACCGTCAAGATCTCCTACGTCGACCAGAGCCGCGCGAACATCGACCCGAACAAGACCCTGTGGGAGGTCGTGAGCGAGGGCCTCGACATCATCACGGTGGGCAAGGTGGAGATCCCGTCGCGCGCCTACGTCTCGAAGTTCGGCTTCAAGGGGCCGGACCAGCAGAAGAAGGCCGGCGTCCTCTCGGGCGGCGAGCGCAACCGCCTCAACCTCGCGCTCACCCTCAAGGAGGGCGGCAACCTGCTCCTCCTCGACGAGCCGACGAACGACCTCGACATCGAGACGCTGTCCTCGCTCGAGAACGCGCTCCTCGACTTCCCGGGGTGCGCCGTCGTCATCACCCACGACCGGTGGTTCCTCGACCGCATCGCGACGCACATCCTCGCCTACGAGGGCACCGAGGAGGACCCGGCGAAGTGGTACTGGTTCGAGGGCAACTTCGAGTCCTACGAGGCGAACAAGATCGACCGGCTCGGGCCGGACGCCGCGAACCCGCACCGCTCGGTGCACCGCCGCCTCACGCGCGACTAG